GCAACGCAAGCAAGAGCAGGGCGTGAATTGCTCTCGCTTGTGCTGCGACCCTTGAGCTGGGGCGCTAGTTCGGGGGCCTCGTCAACGTACCATAAGCTTCGTTGCGGCTTCGCGCGCTAGCTCTTTCTCGCTTTCGCCGAGTCGTACGACCACGTGGTCATTCGCTACGTCATTGGCCACGAGCGTTCCCTGGACGCCGATCGCCAGCCCGACTTGCGAGAGGTAACGCAAGAACTCCGGCGTCTGATCGACGACGCGGGCGACAAAGAATCGGTCGCCAGCCAGGCACGTGGCGAGCGGGCGATCGTGAGCGGCCGCCACCGTGCCATCGGCTCTGGGGATGGGGTCGCCGTGCGGGTCGGTCGTCGGGTGGCCCAAATAGGCGTCGATTCGGTCCACCAGGGCATCGCTTACGGCGTGTTCCATGTGCTCAGCTTCTTCGTGCACTTCATCCCAGCTCAAATTGAGCGTCTGGTTAAGGAACTGCTCGATGAGTCGGTGCCGCCGCAGAACCCGCAGCGCGAGTGCCCGCCCCGACGGCGTCAGCCGCACGCCTTCGTAGGGCGTGTAGGTTGCCAGGTTGCTTTCATCCAGTGTTTTGAGCATGCTCGTCACGGTGCCCGGCAATACGCCAAGGGCGGCCGAGATTTGGCCGGTCGCCACGGCACCATCCTCCGCGTCGTGGGCCAATTGATAGATTGCCTTCACATAATTTTCGACCGTCAAACTGGGCATGGGGCTGGATGGCAGGGCCAGGATGTTGGATGTTGGAGGGAACCGTGTTCCGAATTCGAACCACACGATCAAGTATCCTGCATCCGCAGGCTCTTATCTAGCAGTAAACCGTTATCTAGCAGCAAGCCGTGCTCATGCCAGAATCACCACATAGTGCCATTGATTGGCGGCGGCTATACCCGTTTGCGTCCAACTGGTGCGACCGGCCCGGCGGGCGAGTACACTTTTTGGATGAGAGACCCGCCGGCGGCCAAGGCGAGGCGTTGCTTTTCGTGCATGGAAACCCTACCTGGTCATTTCACTGGCGGCGGATCATCTCGGCGCTTCGCGATCGCTACCGCTGTATCGCTCCGGACCACTTGGGCTGTGGCTTGAGCGACAAACCAATGCGACTTCTGCGGCTAGACGAACATATTGAGAATCTCGTTGCCCTGGTTCAAGAACTGCGTGTCGAGCGACTCACACTCGTGGCGCAGGATTGGGGCGGTGCCATCGGCCTCGGCGCCATGTTGAGGATGCCCGAACGACTGCAACGGATCGTGCTGTTCAACACGGGCGCCTTTTCGCCGAGATACATTCCCTGGCGCATCCGCGCCTGTCGTGTGCCGGTGATCGGCCGGCTGGCGGTGCAAGGGGCGAATTTGTTCAGCCGGGCTGCGTTGCGAATGACGCTCGCCCAGACCAAGAAACTTGCACCGGCGGTGGCCGCAGGTTACCTGGCACCCTACAACTCTTGGGCGAATCGCACTGCCGTCTACGGCTTCGTGCATGACATTCCCACCCCGCGTAGCCGTGTCGCTCCGCGACGCGAATGCGAGTCTCGAAGAGACGCGTTCGTAAACTGTGACACCGCTGCCACGCTGGCACAAATTGAGTCCGGCCTGCCCTCGTTTGCCGATCGTCCCGCCTGCTTGATCTGGGGCATGCGTGACTGGTGTTTTCGCCCCGATTGCCTCGATCGATTTCTGGCGGCTTGGCCGAATGCGGAAGCCCATCGATTGGCCGACATCGGACACTGGGTCGTCGAAGATGCACCGGCAGAATCGCTGGCGATTGTCGAGGGATTCTTGGCCCGCTCATTCAAGGAGGCCGCGGCCATTGCGGGCGATTGAGTTCGGTCATGACAACCAAGCCCGCGCTCGCGCTCCGCTGACGCGTCGCGGCTAAACTGCAGAGTAACGAATGCACGGCGGATTGCGCAAAACTCGATTCCCGATTTCCACGGCGGCGACGCTGGCCTGTGTGTGGGAAGCAACCGCGCCAAAGCCCGGGAACGTCCATCGTGGCGCCGATTTCGAAGATGTCACCTATCTCGATTTCGTACAGAGTGCGATTGTCGTTGGACCGATACTAGCGCAAACTCGCGAACTGGGCGTCGGACGCACGGTACTCGAGGCCGTTCGAGCAACCAAGGCGGCGGTTCAAACGAATACCAACCTCGGTGCGGTCCTGCTGCTGGCGCCTCTCGCCGCGGTGCCCGATGGAACGCCACATGCCGATGGTATCCGTGACGTTCTAAATCAGCTAACGGCCGAAGACACTCGGTACGTGTACGAAGCGATTCGCATTTCGTCCGCCGGCGGTTTGGGGCACGCCGAAAGTGCCGATGTCTTCGACGAACCACCAAATATCACGCTCGTCGACGCGATGCGCCTCGCCGCCCACCGCGACTTAGTGGCCCGCCAATACGCCCATCAATTCGCCGACATTTTTGACCGGCTCGCAATTTGGATTGAAACGGGCGTCGCCCAGGGGGGGCCGCTTACCACGGCAATCGTCCACGCTCAGCTGCGGCAACTTGCGGCCGAGGTCGATAGCCTCATTCTGCGGAAGTGCGGCCAACAACTTGCGGAAAGCGTCCGCGTCCGTGCGTCGGCCACAATCGCGGCCGGCAAACCAGGCGATGAGACCTTTGAGCGAGCCGTCGCGGACCTCGACTTTTGGCTTCGAGCCGACGGCCATCGCCGCAATCCAGGCACAACTGCCGACCTCATTGCGGCAGCCCTTTTTGTCCTCCTTCGCGAAGGGCGGTTAAACTGGACAAACCTTCGCGCGGCCTAGAGGGTTGTGACAGTTCATTTCGCGGGTGGCATGTCCTCGCTCGCGGCAGCATGCTCACGCGAAACATTCGCGCTCCAACGCCAGCGTGGGCATGTCCCTGTTTCGCGAGAGCATGGCACCCCCTAAATCAAAACGTCACGAATCGCTAGAATTGCTTTCAATGGAATCAGATCGGGCATGACGTTGCCACGCTCAATCGGTAATTGCCGGGAGTTTAGCCGTGACCGACTCGTATCGCGTTCGAATTGCCAAAGCCGAGCACGTTTTTTGTGCCGGTCATTTCATTACCTTTGGCGGTCATTGCGAGCGGCTGCATGGGCATAACTACCACGTCGCCGCCGAAGTCAGCGGCATCTTGGACGAAAACCATTTGGTGATCGATTTCCTTCTTGTGCGGGCGAAGTTGTTGGAAATCACCAAATGGCTCGACCACTACATGCTCTTGCCAACCGGGCACCCGCAGATTCGCGTTGAGAAAAACGGCCATGAGGTAACAGTGACGTATGCAGACCGCCGCTGGATTTTTCCCAGTGGCGATTGCCGTATCCTGCCAATTGCCAATACCACGGCGGAACTGCTGGCAGCCTACATCGGCCAGCAATTATTGGGCGCGTTGGGAGATGTTGCGGCGGGCCTGACTCACATCCGCATCGAGTTGGATGAATGCGATGGTCAGGTCGGCATCTGGGACCAT
This window of the Pirellulales bacterium genome carries:
- a CDS encoding metal-dependent transcriptional regulator; translated protein: MPSLTVENYVKAIYQLAHDAEDGAVATGQISAALGVLPGTVTSMLKTLDESNLATYTPYEGVRLTPSGRALALRVLRRHRLIEQFLNQTLNLSWDEVHEEAEHMEHAVSDALVDRIDAYLGHPTTDPHGDPIPRADGTVAAAHDRPLATCLAGDRFFVARVVDQTPEFLRYLSQVGLAIGVQGTLVANDVANDHVVVRLGESEKELAREAATKLMVR
- a CDS encoding alpha/beta fold hydrolase is translated as MPESPHSAIDWRRLYPFASNWCDRPGGRVHFLDERPAGGQGEALLFVHGNPTWSFHWRRIISALRDRYRCIAPDHLGCGLSDKPMRLLRLDEHIENLVALVQELRVERLTLVAQDWGGAIGLGAMLRMPERLQRIVLFNTGAFSPRYIPWRIRACRVPVIGRLAVQGANLFSRAALRMTLAQTKKLAPAVAAGYLAPYNSWANRTAVYGFVHDIPTPRSRVAPRRECESRRDAFVNCDTAATLAQIESGLPSFADRPACLIWGMRDWCFRPDCLDRFLAAWPNAEAHRLADIGHWVVEDAPAESLAIVEGFLARSFKEAAAIAGD
- a CDS encoding triphosphoribosyl-dephospho-CoA synthase produces the protein MHGGLRKTRFPISTAATLACVWEATAPKPGNVHRGADFEDVTYLDFVQSAIVVGPILAQTRELGVGRTVLEAVRATKAAVQTNTNLGAVLLLAPLAAVPDGTPHADGIRDVLNQLTAEDTRYVYEAIRISSAGGLGHAESADVFDEPPNITLVDAMRLAAHRDLVARQYAHQFADIFDRLAIWIETGVAQGGPLTTAIVHAQLRQLAAEVDSLILRKCGQQLAESVRVRASATIAAGKPGDETFERAVADLDFWLRADGHRRNPGTTADLIAAALFVLLREGRLNWTNLRAA
- a CDS encoding 6-carboxytetrahydropterin synthase, coding for MTDSYRVRIAKAEHVFCAGHFITFGGHCERLHGHNYHVAAEVSGILDENHLVIDFLLVRAKLLEITKWLDHYMLLPTGHPQIRVEKNGHEVTVTYADRRWIFPSGDCRILPIANTTAELLAAYIGQQLLGALGDVAAGLTHIRIELDECDGQVGIWDHALATPDAVRHTA